The following DNA comes from Patescibacteria group bacterium.
AAATCCATGGTATTTTCACTCGGCTTAACATATTTGGCCGTCTCATCAATGCGCAATTTTAAATCCTGCTTAAATAATTTTTCCAATTTTTCTCTCTCAACCGCCTCGCGGCAATTTAAAATCTTTTCATAATTTTCCAAAGAAAATTTTGAATCAACCGGAATAATTTTTTCTTTAACAAACACCACGGCGTCCACGATCGTGCCGTCTTTAAACGGATATTGCATCTGATAGGAATTGGGCGGCAAAACATTTTTTAAAGTCTCTTCCAAAAAATATTCGCCTAAAACCCCGCGCTGCTTGGGATTTTTTAAAATATCCTGCAGGTTCTGCAGCTGCGCGGAAAAATTAACCACCTGCTTATTAGTTTCGTCCAACTTAGTCAGCCGTTCGGTCACGTCAGCGATCAAGCGGGCGGATTGGCCGGTAATATTTTGGATAATTTTCGTGGTCTGGCCGATTTGCTCCTGATTGGCGCGGTGGGTTTCGGCCAATTTTCCGTCCATGGCCTGCCTTAGCTCCCGATTCTGCTCTCTAAGCTCGGTTAACCGCTCCATCATAGCCGCTAATTTTTCTCCGTCTTGGCTGGGCGTGGCCGCGGTTTTTTTAATTAACAAAATTATCACCGCTATAATGCCAATTATCAATAATATTAGCAAAAAAATTATAACGCTATTCAGCATAAAATTTTTATAATATAACACGATTTTTTAATATTCTAAGTTTATCAATAAAACAAAAACTCTACAAGCTTTAAAAATACGTAAAGCCTCGCCTTGCCAAAATCTTTTTTTTACCCTATAATGAATTGCGTTGTTTTAACTAACTCTACATAGACGTCCGACGTCTCAAAAACGTCCGACGTCTTTATCCGCAATATGCCCAACTTCATAAAAATAAAAGGCGCGCGCGTTCATAATTTAAAAAATGTTGACGTGGAAATTCCGCGCGACAAACTAGTGGTTTTAACCGGCCTGTCCGGTTCGGGCAAATCGTCTTTAGCTTTTGACACTATTTATGCCGAAGGCCAGCGCCGTTATGTTGAATCTTTATCCGCTTACGCCCGGCAATTTATCGGCCAAATGAACAAGCCTGATGTTGACTCTATTGACGGCTTGTCTCCGGCCATTTCCATCGACCAAAAATCCACTTCCCATAATCCGCGCTCAACCGTCGGCACGATCACGGAAATTTATGACTATCTGCGCTTGCTTTACGCCCGCATCGGCGTGCCCCATTGCCCAAACTGCGGCCAGCTGATAAAACCATTGTCTATTGATGAAATTATCAGCCAAATTACCGCCAGCTTTATAAATCAAAATGTAATA
Coding sequences within:
- a CDS encoding DNA recombination protein RmuC; translated protein: MLNSVIIFLLILLIIGIIAVIILLIKKTAATPSQDGEKLAAMMERLTELREQNRELRQAMDGKLAETHRANQEQIGQTTKIIQNITGQSARLIADVTERLTKLDETNKQVVNFSAQLQNLQDILKNPKQRGVLGEYFLEETLKNVLPPNSYQMQYPFKDGTIVDAVVFVKEKIIPVDSKFSLENYEKILNCREAVEREKLEKLFKQDLKLRIDETAKYVKPSENTMDFAFMFIPSEAIYYDLLINKVGAVQVNTRDLIEYAFKEKHVIIVSPTSFLAYLQTVLQGLRALQIEESAKEIRKHVEMLGRHILSYDDFMKKLGVSMSTAVNHYNNAYKEFKKIDKDVVKIAGGEAKVEVLTIEKPKTEE